In a genomic window of Methylobacter sp. YRD-M1:
- the map gene encoding type I methionyl aminopeptidase, whose product MSIIIKTESEIEKMRIAGRLAAEVLEMIAPYVVPGVTTDQLDKICHDYIVDVQKAIPAPLNYHGFPKSICTSINHQVCHGIPSEKKLKSGDIVNIDITVIKDDYHGDTSKMFCVGEVSQHARRLVNVTREAMFLGIEQVKPGATLGDVGHAIQKHAEANHFSVVREFCGHGIGKKFHEDPQVLHYGKAGTGEVLQAGMTLTIEPMLNLGKRHVKVLADGWTAVTKDRSLSAQWEHTILVTATGYEILTLRQEEM is encoded by the coding sequence ATGAGCATAATCATTAAAACCGAAAGTGAAATTGAAAAAATGCGTATCGCCGGAAGACTGGCCGCCGAAGTTTTGGAAATGATTGCGCCTTATGTTGTTCCGGGAGTCACCACCGATCAACTCGACAAAATCTGCCACGATTATATTGTCGACGTGCAAAAAGCCATACCTGCGCCGCTCAATTATCATGGTTTCCCGAAATCCATTTGCACATCCATCAATCACCAGGTCTGCCACGGCATTCCCAGCGAAAAGAAACTTAAATCGGGCGACATCGTCAATATCGATATTACGGTTATAAAAGATGATTACCACGGCGATACCAGTAAAATGTTCTGTGTAGGAGAAGTCAGCCAGCACGCCCGAAGGCTGGTGAATGTAACTCGCGAAGCCATGTTTCTGGGCATTGAGCAAGTTAAGCCGGGCGCTACCTTAGGCGATGTAGGCCATGCCATACAGAAACATGCCGAAGCCAATCACTTTTCTGTAGTCAGGGAGTTTTGCGGCCATGGTATCGGCAAAAAATTTCATGAAGACCCACAGGTTCTGCATTACGGCAAAGCAGGTACAGGCGAAGTGCTGCAAGCCGGCATGACTTTAACCATTGAACCCATGCTTAACCTCGGCAAGCGCCACGTCAAAGTGTTGGCCGACGGCTGGACTGCAGTCACTAAAGATCGAAGCCTGTCCGCCCAATGGGAACACACCATTCTTGTCACAGCCACCGGTTATGAAATCCTAACTTTGCGCCAGGAAGAAATGTGA
- the tsf gene encoding translation elongation factor Ts, translated as MSITAAMVKELRERTGSGMMECKKALTEANGDMELAIENMRKSGLAKADKKSGRTAAEGVIGIKVSDDAKIAVMVDVNCETDFVAKGEDFVNFVNNVSAALLISDVETDEQLQSMKLADGSTVDEVRRGLIAKLGENITVRRFVKYHTEQGGTASYLHGSKIGVIVELAKADNELGKDIAMHIAASKPECVSEDQVPAELIEKEKEIFSAQAAESGKPAEIIEKMIGGRISKFLAEITLLGQPFVKDDKTTVGKLVASKGNSVIRFARFEVGEGIEKKEENFAEEVMAQVRGS; from the coding sequence ATGAGTATTACTGCAGCAATGGTTAAGGAACTGCGTGAAAGAACCGGTTCCGGTATGATGGAATGCAAAAAAGCGTTAACAGAAGCCAATGGCGACATGGAACTGGCCATTGAGAACATGCGTAAGTCCGGCTTAGCCAAAGCCGATAAAAAATCAGGCCGCACTGCCGCTGAAGGCGTTATCGGTATAAAGGTCAGCGATGATGCGAAAATAGCGGTTATGGTGGATGTTAACTGCGAAACCGATTTCGTTGCCAAAGGTGAGGATTTTGTTAACTTTGTTAACAATGTATCGGCGGCTTTGTTGATTTCCGATGTTGAAACGGATGAGCAATTGCAGTCCATGAAATTGGCCGACGGCAGCACCGTTGATGAAGTGCGCCGCGGCTTGATCGCAAAACTGGGTGAGAACATCACTGTCAGACGCTTTGTAAAGTATCATACAGAGCAAGGCGGTACTGCATCCTATCTGCATGGCAGCAAAATCGGCGTCATCGTTGAATTAGCCAAAGCGGACAACGAGTTAGGCAAAGATATCGCAATGCATATTGCCGCGAGCAAACCGGAATGTGTTTCTGAAGATCAAGTGCCTGCGGAACTGATTGAGAAAGAAAAAGAAATTTTTTCGGCTCAAGCGGCAGAAAGCGGAAAGCCGGCAGAAATCATCGAGAAAATGATTGGCGGCCGCATCAGCAAATTTTTGGCCGAAATCACCTTGTTGGGCCAGCCATTTGTTAAAGACGATAAAACTACCGTCGGCAAACTGGTCGCCTCAAAAGGCAACAGCGTTATTCGCTTCGCACGCTTTGAAGTAGGCGAAGGCATTGAAAAGAAAGAAGAAAACTTCGCCGAAGAGGTTATGGCTCAAGTTAGAGGCAGTTAA
- the pyrH gene encoding UMP kinase, translating into MTKLICQRILLKLSGEALMSETGGSIDSDIVKRLAMEIKDLCDVGIQVGLVIGGGNILRGAEKASEGLDRVTSDQMGMLATVINALAMQDALEHLGQQVRVMSALKINQVCEDYIRRRAVRHLEKGRVVIFAAGTGNPFFTTDSAASLRAIEINAQLMIKATKVKGVYSADPEKVKDAVFYPRLTYDEALDQRLNVMDATALVLCRDNNLPMRVMNVFEKGAVMKLMMGEEIGSLIQ; encoded by the coding sequence ATGACTAAGCTGATTTGCCAGAGAATTTTACTTAAATTAAGCGGTGAGGCTCTGATGAGCGAGACAGGCGGCAGTATCGATTCAGATATTGTCAAGCGTCTTGCCATGGAAATTAAAGATTTATGTGATGTAGGTATCCAGGTCGGCTTGGTCATAGGCGGCGGCAATATCCTGCGCGGCGCTGAAAAAGCTTCGGAAGGGCTGGATCGGGTAACCAGTGATCAGATGGGTATGCTGGCCACGGTCATCAATGCGTTGGCCATGCAGGATGCGCTCGAGCATTTAGGTCAACAGGTTCGAGTCATGTCGGCCTTGAAAATCAATCAGGTGTGCGAAGATTATATTCGCCGTCGAGCCGTGAGGCATTTGGAAAAAGGCCGTGTGGTAATTTTTGCAGCCGGAACGGGTAATCCTTTTTTTACCACCGATTCGGCAGCCAGCCTTAGGGCGATTGAAATCAACGCGCAGCTGATGATTAAAGCGACTAAGGTCAAAGGCGTCTATTCGGCAGACCCTGAGAAAGTAAAAGATGCCGTATTTTATCCTCGATTAACGTATGATGAAGCCTTGGATCAGCGCCTGAACGTCATGGATGCGACCGCACTGGTATTATGCCGGGACAATAACCTGCCGATGCGCGTCATGAATGTTTTTGAGAAAGGTGCTGTCATGAAACTGATGATGGGTGAAGAGATAGGGTCTCTTATTCAATGA
- the rpsB gene encoding 30S ribosomal protein S2, whose translation MAAVSMRQMLEAGVHFGHQTRYWNPKMANYLFGARNKIHIINLEKTLPMFNDAMNYLGQMSANKGTILFVGTKKAARKVVAEEAKRCGMPYVNHRWLGGMLTNFKTIKKSINRLKELEAMKTDGTLYQRFSKKEALGMERELEKLERSLGGIKDMKGIPDVIFVLDVGYEKNAISEAKKLGIPVVGVVDSNNSPERIDYVIPGNDDSIRAVSLYCQSVSAAVMEAKAASLDMSAKADDFVEEASATE comes from the coding sequence ATGGCAGCAGTATCCATGCGTCAAATGCTTGAAGCGGGTGTTCATTTTGGACATCAAACCCGTTACTGGAACCCGAAAATGGCTAATTACCTGTTCGGAGCACGTAACAAAATCCATATTATCAATTTGGAAAAAACGCTTCCGATGTTCAATGACGCCATGAATTATCTGGGTCAAATGTCCGCAAACAAAGGTACCATCCTGTTTGTCGGCACTAAAAAAGCAGCGCGCAAAGTTGTTGCGGAAGAAGCAAAACGTTGCGGTATGCCTTATGTCAACCATCGCTGGTTAGGCGGCATGCTGACCAATTTCAAAACCATCAAGAAATCAATCAATCGTCTGAAAGAACTGGAAGCGATGAAGACTGACGGCACGCTTTACCAACGGTTCAGCAAGAAAGAAGCGTTGGGCATGGAGCGTGAACTTGAAAAGCTCGAGCGCAGCCTGGGCGGTATCAAAGACATGAAAGGCATTCCTGATGTTATTTTCGTACTGGATGTCGGGTATGAGAAAAATGCAATCAGCGAAGCGAAGAAATTAGGCATTCCGGTAGTCGGCGTTGTTGATTCCAACAACTCACCGGAAAGAATCGATTATGTCATTCCCGGTAATGACGATTCAATTCGAGCGGTTTCACTATACTGTCAAAGCGTTTCCGCGGCTGTAATGGAAGCTAAAGCGGCCAGTCTGGATATGTCGGCAAAAGCCGATGACTTCGTTGAAGAAGCCTCAGCAACAGAATAA